A stretch of the Bordetella genomosp. 8 genome encodes the following:
- a CDS encoding alpha/beta fold hydrolase, translated as MQTPRLDFVTCASPAGMHRMAYWEWGDPENDKVLLCVHGLTRTGRDFDTLARRLSSEYRVVCPDVVGRGASDWLLNPAYYTVPQYVGDMVTLLARLRPATLHWVGTSMGGLIGMVLAGSATMSARARAAGKAGGGPLQGPGLRFDKMILNDVGPRLAPDALARIGQYVGQGQEFGSFEEAVAYLRQVSAAFGDHTDEQWRELAAHVFLRRGDRWVKHYDLGLAVPFAVQDGAALAAGEQVLWHSYEAIDCPILVLRGQHSDLLSAETAREMARRNPAARVVEVPGVGHAPTLMDDGQIEPVAAFLRA; from the coding sequence ATGCAGACCCCCCGCCTAGATTTCGTGACCTGCGCCAGCCCGGCTGGCATGCACCGCATGGCGTACTGGGAATGGGGCGATCCAGAAAACGACAAGGTATTGCTGTGCGTGCATGGTCTCACGCGTACCGGTCGCGACTTCGACACCCTGGCACGGCGGCTTTCCAGTGAATATCGCGTGGTGTGCCCGGACGTGGTGGGGCGGGGCGCTTCGGATTGGCTGTTGAACCCGGCTTACTACACCGTGCCGCAGTATGTCGGCGACATGGTCACCTTGCTCGCCCGCCTGCGCCCGGCCACCCTGCACTGGGTGGGCACATCGATGGGCGGCCTGATCGGCATGGTCCTGGCCGGCTCCGCGACCATGTCGGCGCGGGCTCGCGCGGCCGGCAAGGCCGGCGGCGGTCCGTTGCAGGGGCCGGGATTGCGTTTCGACAAGATGATCCTGAACGATGTCGGGCCGCGCCTGGCGCCCGACGCCCTGGCGCGCATCGGCCAGTACGTGGGGCAGGGCCAGGAATTCGGCAGCTTCGAAGAGGCCGTGGCCTACCTGCGCCAAGTGTCGGCGGCGTTCGGCGACCATACGGATGAGCAATGGCGCGAGCTCGCCGCCCATGTGTTCCTGCGGCGCGGCGACCGTTGGGTCAAGCACTATGACCTGGGGCTGGCCGTCCCCTTCGCGGTCCAGGACGGCGCGGCGCTGGCGGCCGGCGAGCAGGTGCTTTGGCATTCCTATGAGGCCATCGATTGCCCCATCCTGGTCCTGCGCGGCCAGCATTCGGACCTGTTGAGCGCCGAGACCGCGCGCGAAATGGCCCGTCGCAACCCCGCCGCGCGCGTCGTGGAGGTGCCCGGCGTTGGCCATGCGCCGACCTTGATGGACGACGGGCAGATCGAACCCGTCGCCGCTTTTTTACGCGCCTGA
- the recJ gene encoding single-stranded-DNA-specific exonuclease RecJ encodes MVSPRLTVRSGDPSICRMLEAAGIHPLLARLWAARGVAHPDQTRLAWPALVPPAHLTCADQAAVILADAIQRRLRLLIVADYDCDGATACAVGLRALRAMGAIVDFLVPNRFETGYGLSPAVVELACHHHAGKPDLIVTVDNGIASVDGVASANAAGIGVLITDHHLPGERLPDALAIVNPNQPGCGFPSKNLAGVGVIFYLMLALRAELRRRGVYPPDGGPRLDALSDLVALGTVADVVKLDANNRLLVTQGLQRIRSGRMQAGLRALYAVAGREPRAANAFDMGFALGPRINAAGRLSDMSLGIECLTTDDEARALEIARELDIINRDRRTIEATMREQAMAAMQDAQAAAGATVCVYDDSWHQGVVGLVASRLKEQFWRPTLAFAPAGEDELRGSGRSIPDVHLRDVLDLVSKRDPTLIRKFGGHAMAAGLTVGRSDFPRFAPAFEAAVRELTGRDNFEPVLETDGSLESGYANADVAGLLQQQVWGSGFAAPLFLDTFQIRAQRLLGDKHLKLTLERGHQRFDAIWFGQTRLLPETVDVAYRLEQNVWNGRVSVQLVVEHAA; translated from the coding sequence GTGGTCTCCCCCCGTCTGACCGTACGCTCCGGCGATCCATCCATCTGCCGCATGCTGGAAGCCGCCGGCATCCATCCCTTGCTGGCGCGCCTGTGGGCCGCGCGCGGCGTCGCGCATCCCGACCAGACCCGCCTGGCCTGGCCCGCGCTGGTGCCGCCCGCCCACCTGACCTGTGCGGACCAGGCGGCGGTGATCCTGGCCGATGCGATCCAGCGGCGGCTGCGCCTGCTTATCGTGGCCGACTACGACTGCGACGGCGCCACTGCCTGCGCCGTGGGGCTGCGGGCGTTGCGCGCCATGGGCGCCATCGTCGACTTCCTGGTCCCGAACCGCTTCGAAACCGGCTATGGCCTGTCGCCCGCCGTGGTGGAGCTAGCCTGCCATCATCACGCCGGCAAGCCCGACCTCATCGTCACCGTGGACAACGGCATCGCCAGCGTGGACGGCGTGGCCAGCGCCAATGCCGCCGGCATAGGCGTGCTGATCACCGATCACCACCTGCCGGGCGAGCGGCTACCCGACGCGCTGGCCATCGTCAATCCCAACCAGCCGGGCTGCGGTTTCCCATCCAAGAACCTGGCCGGCGTGGGGGTCATCTTCTACCTGATGCTGGCGCTGCGCGCGGAACTGCGCCGCCGCGGCGTCTATCCGCCCGACGGCGGCCCACGCCTGGATGCCCTGTCCGACCTGGTGGCGCTGGGCACGGTGGCCGACGTGGTCAAGCTCGATGCCAACAACCGCCTGCTCGTGACGCAGGGCCTGCAGCGCATACGCAGCGGCCGCATGCAGGCGGGGCTGCGCGCCTTGTATGCCGTGGCCGGCCGTGAGCCGCGCGCGGCCAACGCCTTCGACATGGGCTTCGCGCTGGGGCCGCGCATCAACGCCGCAGGCCGCCTGTCCGACATGAGCCTGGGCATCGAATGCCTGACGACGGACGATGAAGCGCGCGCGCTGGAAATCGCCCGCGAACTGGATATCATCAACCGCGATCGGCGCACGATCGAAGCAACGATGCGCGAACAGGCGATGGCCGCCATGCAGGATGCGCAAGCGGCCGCCGGCGCCACGGTTTGCGTCTATGACGACAGCTGGCACCAGGGCGTGGTCGGCCTGGTGGCCTCACGCCTCAAGGAGCAATTCTGGCGCCCCACCCTGGCGTTCGCGCCCGCGGGCGAGGATGAACTGCGCGGTTCGGGCCGCTCCATCCCGGACGTCCATCTGCGCGACGTGCTGGATCTGGTGTCCAAGCGCGACCCCACGCTGATCCGCAAGTTCGGCGGCCATGCCATGGCGGCGGGGCTGACCGTGGGCCGGAGCGACTTCCCCCGCTTCGCGCCGGCCTTCGAAGCCGCGGTGCGCGAACTGACGGGGCGGGACAATTTCGAGCCGGTGCTGGAGACCGATGGTTCGCTGGAATCGGGCTATGCCAACGCCGACGTTGCCGGCTTGCTGCAACAGCAGGTCTGGGGCTCGGGCTTCGCCGCGCCGCTGTTCCTGGACACGTTCCAGATCCGCGCGCAGCGGCTGCTGGGCGACAAGCACCTGAAGCTGACGCTGGAACGCGGCCACCAGCGCTTCGACGCCATCTGGTTCGGCCAGACGCGCCTGTTGCCGGAAACGGTGGATGTGGCCTACCGGCTGGAACAGAACGTCTGGAACGGCCGCGTGTCCGTGCAACTGGTGGTCGAACACGCGGCTTGA
- a CDS encoding 3',5'-nucleoside bisphosphate phosphatase yields MGLSTAHNVDLHCHSTVSDGVLSPRDVALRARANGVDVWALTDHDEIGGLAEAADAAREAGLRFVTGVEISVTWANQTVHIVGLGFDPLNQALRDGLRRTRAGRADRARRIGENLARMGMPGAFEGALPFAGNPELISRTHFARYLVEAGFCPDVQTVFNKYLGDDCPGQVAIQWATLADAVSWIHDAGGRAVVAHPGRYKYTPLQTAALFDEFQALGGEGVEVTTGSHNSDECRRYADVARERSLLASRGSDFHSPHESRVDLGRLPPLPADLKPVWHDWF; encoded by the coding sequence ATGGGACTCTCAACCGCACATAACGTCGATCTGCATTGCCATTCCACCGTTTCGGATGGCGTGCTGTCGCCCCGCGACGTCGCCTTGCGCGCGCGGGCCAACGGCGTGGACGTCTGGGCGCTCACCGATCACGACGAGATCGGCGGGCTGGCAGAGGCCGCCGACGCGGCGCGGGAAGCGGGCCTGCGGTTCGTGACGGGAGTGGAGATTTCCGTCACCTGGGCCAATCAGACAGTGCATATCGTCGGCCTGGGATTCGACCCCCTGAACCAGGCTTTGCGTGACGGCTTGCGCCGGACGCGAGCCGGCCGGGCCGACCGGGCACGGCGCATAGGCGAAAACCTGGCGCGCATGGGTATGCCAGGCGCGTTTGAAGGCGCCTTGCCCTTCGCCGGCAATCCGGAGCTGATCAGCCGCACGCACTTTGCCCGCTATCTGGTCGAGGCCGGGTTCTGCCCCGACGTCCAGACCGTCTTCAACAAATACCTGGGCGACGATTGCCCGGGGCAGGTGGCGATCCAGTGGGCGACGCTGGCCGATGCCGTGAGCTGGATCCACGATGCGGGCGGGCGCGCCGTGGTGGCTCATCCGGGCCGCTACAAGTACACGCCCCTGCAAACCGCGGCCCTGTTCGATGAGTTCCAGGCCTTGGGCGGCGAAGGGGTCGAAGTCACCACCGGCAGCCACAATTCCGACGAATGCCGCCGTTACGCCGATGTGGCGCGGGAGCGCTCGTTGCTGGCTTCGCGCGGGTCCGACTTCCACAGCCCCCATGAAAGCCGGGTCGACCTCGGCAGGCTGCCGCCTCTGCCCGCTGATCTGAAGCCGGTCTGGCACGACTGGTTCTGA
- a CDS encoding lipoprotein-releasing ABC transporter permease subunit, with product MARIRQRRGRRDRFISFIAASSMAGIALGVAALIIVLSVMNGFQKDVRDRMLSVLPHIELYVPGGNPENILNQWQALAKAAESNKEVRAAAPFVAAQGMLVRGQALRGVQVRGIDPQTEGHVSDIPRQMVAGKLDDLKPGSFGVVLGRDLASDLGLQVGDTVLLLAPQASISPAGFAPRMRQFTVVGVFSSGHYEYDSSLAFVDDQDAAKVFRDSGTAGVRLRIDDMQRAPQVAAELARQLPPYVTASDWTRNNRTWFAAVQTEKRMMFLILALIVAVAAFNLLSSLVMAVKDKQSDIAILRTLGASPGEVARIFLVQGALIGIVGTLLGVVGGMLIAYNIETIVPFIERLLGIHFLPRQIYFISELPSDPEMADIVTIGVTSLVLSLLATLYPSWRASRLQPAQVLRHD from the coding sequence ATGGCCCGCATCCGTCAGCGTCGCGGGCGTCGCGACCGCTTCATATCGTTCATCGCCGCCAGTTCGATGGCGGGCATCGCCCTGGGCGTAGCCGCGCTGATCATCGTGCTTTCGGTGATGAACGGCTTCCAGAAAGACGTGCGCGACCGCATGCTTTCGGTGCTGCCGCACATCGAGCTGTACGTGCCGGGCGGCAATCCCGAGAACATCCTGAACCAGTGGCAGGCCCTGGCCAAGGCGGCCGAGAGCAACAAGGAAGTCCGTGCGGCGGCGCCTTTCGTCGCGGCCCAGGGCATGCTGGTGCGTGGGCAGGCGCTGCGCGGCGTGCAGGTGCGCGGTATCGATCCGCAAACCGAAGGCCACGTGTCGGATATCCCGCGGCAGATGGTGGCCGGCAAGCTCGATGACCTCAAGCCGGGGTCGTTCGGCGTGGTGTTGGGCCGCGACCTGGCCTCCGACCTGGGCCTGCAGGTGGGCGACACGGTGCTGCTGCTGGCGCCGCAGGCCTCCATCAGTCCCGCCGGATTCGCGCCGCGCATGCGCCAGTTCACGGTGGTGGGGGTGTTTTCCTCCGGGCATTACGAATACGATTCCTCGCTGGCCTTCGTCGACGATCAGGATGCGGCCAAGGTGTTCCGCGACAGCGGCACCGCCGGCGTGCGCCTGCGCATCGACGATATGCAGCGCGCGCCGCAGGTCGCCGCCGAGCTGGCCAGGCAGTTGCCGCCCTACGTCACCGCCAGCGACTGGACGCGCAACAACCGGACGTGGTTCGCCGCGGTGCAGACCGAAAAGCGCATGATGTTCCTGATCCTGGCGCTGATCGTCGCGGTGGCCGCCTTCAACCTGCTGTCGTCGCTGGTCATGGCGGTGAAGGACAAGCAATCGGATATCGCCATCCTGCGTACCCTCGGGGCCAGTCCCGGCGAGGTCGCGCGTATCTTCCTGGTGCAGGGGGCGCTGATCGGCATCGTGGGCACGCTGCTGGGCGTGGTCGGCGGCATGCTGATCGCCTACAACATCGAGACCATCGTGCCGTTCATCGAACGCCTGCTGGGCATCCATTTCCTGCCGCGGCAGATCTACTTCATCAGCGAACTGCCGTCGGATCCCGAGATGGCCGACATCGTCACCATCGGCGTGACATCGCTGGTGCTGTCCCTGCTGGCCACGCTATACCCGAGCTGGCGCGCGTCGCGCCTGCAACCTGCCCAGGTGCTGCGCCATGACTGA
- a CDS encoding DUF4148 domain-containing protein: MKIKTIATAVILSFAAIGAAQARTPRGDTDNQPFQGTYGQDQASASRAQVLAELEQARSAGLTGNNGDIDNAPFVAQQDSGVTRAQVAAAAVDHAGSSTDIAFGDIDNQPFQGA, translated from the coding sequence ATGAAGATCAAGACCATCGCCACCGCCGTCATTCTGTCGTTTGCCGCCATCGGCGCCGCCCAGGCCCGCACCCCGCGCGGCGATACGGACAACCAGCCCTTCCAAGGGACCTACGGCCAGGACCAGGCCAGCGCCAGCCGCGCCCAGGTGCTGGCTGAACTGGAGCAAGCCCGCAGCGCCGGCTTGACTGGCAACAACGGTGATATCGACAACGCGCCCTTCGTCGCCCAACAGGACAGCGGCGTGACGCGCGCGCAGGTGGCCGCCGCCGCGGTCGACCATGCCGGCAGCAGCACCGACATCGCCTTCGGCGACATCGACAACCAGCCGTTCCAGGGCGCTTGA
- a CDS encoding DNA internalization-related competence protein ComEC/Rec2 gives MEGRLAMLVFIASIAGVQTMAALPSPPVRWVLGCLAGSALVLRWRLRATSSGHPACAPWLRAALLCACTGGAGALYAIERAQWRLDDALPPDQENHVARATVRVVSLVESSPDALRFDAEVLASAPAALPRRLRVSWPLPIHGDASVSRPVIPGQHWKMALVLKRPHALQNPHAPDGEARMFQLDVRATATVRGKPQSVLDEGYRFGMIGIHRARHTLRQRMRSLLGDTRHGAVVIALALGDQAGVARDDWRVFNATGITHLVSISGLHVTLVAGMAGSAVAWGWRRVRWRGMCLAERMPAALAGIAVALFIAWLYCLMAGWGIPARRTFFMLAVAGGSALLRLPLSRDAVLLFAACVVVAFDPWAPIAPGFWLSFGAVVAVLAWGHGARDADLVGPGNAERGAGVWRCRQWLRNCARAGRLQCVVTLSLTPVLAFLTQQVSMASPLANAIAIPTVSLIVTPLALLCAALCALAGLVPGAIGPAAWAGASAQSVFGLVMRWIDSLAAQGWSVWDVAAPPLILLALAAIGIAWALLPPAMTSRRWAWLLIVPALCWRPARPAEGEWRLTALDVGQGGAVVVETATHALVFDSGPLHRNGTDGAQRVLWPYLRARGIRRIDTLVISHADDDHAGGLDSLLRAVPVDQAYASFDVARRVRRDARLRGLADEAPLPAVSGPCEAGQAWEVDGVRFAFLHPRAPTAAREAARPRKARRGRAAGSNADGCVLLVEGRHHRALLPGDVGVAQENDFVLALPPIDVMVAPHHGSKTSSGAALVEASQARHVVAQVGYSNRFQHPAPAVERRWRRAGASFWRTDHHGAVIATSGADALVVRCQRTLGRRYWHAAM, from the coding sequence ATGGAAGGGCGTCTGGCCATGCTGGTATTCATCGCGTCGATCGCCGGCGTGCAGACTATGGCGGCGCTGCCTTCCCCGCCTGTGCGCTGGGTCTTGGGCTGTCTCGCCGGCTCGGCCTTGGTGCTGCGGTGGCGTCTACGCGCGACCTCATCCGGCCACCCGGCTTGTGCGCCATGGTTGCGCGCCGCCCTGTTATGCGCTTGCACCGGCGGTGCTGGCGCGCTGTATGCCATCGAACGAGCGCAATGGCGCCTCGACGACGCCTTGCCGCCCGATCAGGAAAACCACGTGGCGCGCGCGACCGTGCGCGTCGTTTCGCTGGTGGAGTCGTCACCCGATGCGCTGCGCTTCGACGCTGAAGTCCTGGCTTCGGCGCCGGCGGCGTTGCCACGCCGGCTGCGGGTGTCATGGCCCTTGCCGATCCATGGCGACGCCAGTGTGTCGCGTCCGGTGATTCCGGGACAGCACTGGAAGATGGCGCTGGTGCTCAAGCGTCCGCATGCATTGCAAAACCCGCACGCGCCCGACGGTGAAGCGCGCATGTTCCAGCTCGATGTGCGGGCCACCGCCACCGTGCGCGGCAAGCCGCAAAGCGTGCTGGACGAAGGCTATCGCTTCGGGATGATCGGCATCCATCGCGCGCGGCATACATTGCGGCAACGCATGCGGTCGCTGCTGGGCGACACGCGTCATGGCGCCGTGGTCATCGCGTTGGCCTTGGGTGACCAGGCCGGCGTGGCGCGCGACGATTGGCGGGTCTTCAATGCGACGGGTATCACGCACCTGGTTTCCATCAGCGGCCTGCACGTGACGCTGGTCGCGGGCATGGCAGGCAGCGCGGTCGCGTGGGGTTGGCGGCGTGTGCGCTGGCGCGGCATGTGCCTGGCGGAGCGTATGCCCGCGGCGCTGGCCGGCATTGCGGTAGCGCTGTTCATCGCGTGGCTGTATTGCCTGATGGCCGGGTGGGGCATCCCCGCGCGGCGCACCTTCTTCATGTTGGCGGTGGCTGGCGGGTCGGCCTTGCTGCGCCTGCCCCTGTCGCGCGACGCCGTGTTGCTGTTCGCGGCCTGTGTGGTCGTCGCCTTCGATCCCTGGGCGCCGATCGCGCCGGGGTTCTGGTTGTCGTTCGGCGCCGTCGTCGCGGTGCTGGCGTGGGGGCATGGGGCGCGCGACGCTGACCTTGTCGGCCCCGGCAATGCCGAGCGCGGCGCGGGCGTATGGCGTTGCCGTCAATGGCTGCGCAATTGCGCGCGGGCGGGCCGGCTGCAATGCGTGGTCACATTGAGCCTCACGCCGGTACTCGCATTCCTGACGCAGCAAGTGTCGATGGCTTCGCCGCTGGCCAATGCGATCGCCATCCCGACGGTCAGCCTGATCGTGACGCCGCTCGCCTTGTTATGCGCGGCCCTGTGCGCGCTGGCGGGCCTCGTACCTGGCGCGATCGGTCCGGCGGCGTGGGCGGGGGCGAGCGCGCAATCGGTATTCGGCCTGGTGATGCGCTGGATCGATAGCCTGGCGGCACAGGGGTGGTCCGTATGGGACGTGGCCGCGCCGCCGCTGATCCTGCTCGCCCTGGCCGCGATCGGCATCGCATGGGCCTTGCTGCCGCCGGCCATGACGTCGCGCCGATGGGCCTGGCTGCTGATCGTGCCGGCGTTGTGCTGGCGGCCGGCCCGTCCGGCGGAAGGCGAATGGCGGTTGACCGCGCTGGACGTGGGGCAGGGCGGCGCGGTGGTGGTGGAGACCGCCACGCATGCCCTGGTCTTCGATAGCGGTCCCTTGCACCGCAACGGTACGGACGGCGCGCAACGGGTCTTGTGGCCTTATCTGCGGGCACGCGGCATCCGCCGCATCGACACACTGGTCATCTCCCATGCCGACGATGATCACGCCGGGGGCCTGGATAGCCTGCTGCGCGCAGTGCCGGTGGACCAGGCCTATGCGTCGTTCGATGTGGCGCGGCGCGTGCGGCGGGACGCCCGCCTGCGCGGATTGGCGGACGAGGCACCGTTGCCGGCCGTATCCGGCCCTTGCGAGGCGGGCCAGGCATGGGAGGTGGACGGCGTGCGTTTTGCTTTTCTGCATCCGCGGGCGCCGACAGCTGCCCGCGAGGCGGCGCGTCCACGCAAGGCCCGGCGGGGGCGTGCCGCCGGTTCGAACGCGGACGGCTGCGTCCTGCTGGTGGAAGGGCGGCATCACCGGGCGTTGCTCCCCGGGGACGTGGGGGTGGCGCAGGAGAACGACTTCGTCCTGGCCCTGCCGCCCATCGACGTGATGGTGGCGCCGCATCATGGTTCGAAGACTTCCTCCGGCGCCGCGCTGGTGGAGGCGTCGCAGGCACGCCATGTCGTCGCGCAGGTCGGCTACTCGAACCGCTTTCAGCATCCGGCCCCGGCCGTGGAGCGGCGCTGGCGGCGCGCCGGGGCATCATTCTGGCGCACCGATCATCATGGCGCGGTGATCGCGACTTCGGGCGCGGATGCCTTGGTGGTCCGGTGCCAGCGCACGCTGGGGCGGCGGTACTGGCATGCGGCCATGTAG
- a CDS encoding ABC transporter ATP-binding protein, producing the protein MTDYALHAENLTKVYDEGPARIEVLRDVSVSIRRGEMLAIVGASGSGKSTLLHILGLLDVPSHGTVMVDGVDAAGLAEGAKSALRNRALGFVYQFHHLLAEFSALDNVAMPLIVRRMDRDAARKQAQAVLEQVGLAARALHFPGQLSGGERQRVALARALVTRPVCVLADEPTGNLDRNTAQSMFELLVRVNKESGTAFAIVTHDRELASRADRQLAMEQGRLV; encoded by the coding sequence ATGACTGATTACGCGCTGCATGCCGAAAACCTGACCAAGGTGTACGACGAAGGTCCCGCGCGCATCGAGGTCCTGCGCGACGTCAGCGTGTCGATCCGGCGGGGTGAAATGCTGGCCATCGTCGGCGCGTCGGGCTCGGGCAAGAGCACGCTGCTGCACATACTCGGGCTGCTGGACGTGCCGAGCCACGGCACCGTGATGGTCGACGGCGTCGATGCCGCCGGGCTGGCGGAGGGCGCCAAGAGCGCGCTGCGCAACCGCGCGCTCGGCTTCGTCTATCAATTCCATCATCTGCTGGCGGAGTTCTCCGCGCTCGACAACGTGGCGATGCCGCTGATCGTGCGGCGCATGGACCGCGACGCCGCGCGCAAACAGGCGCAGGCGGTGCTCGAACAAGTCGGCCTGGCGGCGCGCGCGTTGCACTTTCCGGGGCAGTTGTCCGGCGGCGAACGGCAGCGCGTGGCCCTGGCCCGGGCGCTGGTCACACGGCCGGTCTGCGTGCTGGCGGACGAACCCACCGGCAACCTGGACCGGAATACCGCGCAAAGCATGTTCGAATTGCTGGTCCGCGTGAACAAGGAATCGGGTACGGCCTTTGCTATCGTCACGCACGACCGCGAACTGGCCAGCCGCGCCGACCGGCAACTCGCCATGGAGCAGGGCCGTCTGGTGTAG
- a CDS encoding TatD family hydrolase — protein sequence MLIDTHCHLDAQEFDQDRMQVVARAVEVGVRAVVIPAVGRGNFQAVRDLAHAMPGGAYALGIHPLFVNAAWDDDLTALRDAVEAAMDDPRFVAIGEIGLDFFVKEIASGEARDKQERYYAAQLDLAAEFGLPVLLHVRRSQDIVLKHLRRQPGVRSGIAHAFNGSEQQARGFVDLGFALGIGGAMTFPRSLQIRRHAQQLGLEHLVLETDSPDIPPAWLHEPDRRNTPAQVAGVAQALAELRGTDAAAVTAGTAATALRVLPRLVPVVA from the coding sequence ATGCTGATCGACACCCACTGCCATCTCGATGCCCAGGAGTTCGACCAGGACCGCATGCAGGTCGTGGCCCGCGCCGTCGAAGTTGGCGTGCGGGCGGTGGTGATCCCGGCCGTGGGCCGTGGGAATTTCCAGGCGGTGCGTGACTTGGCGCACGCCATGCCCGGCGGCGCCTATGCCTTGGGCATCCATCCCTTATTCGTGAACGCGGCCTGGGATGACGATCTCACGGCGCTGCGTGACGCCGTCGAAGCGGCGATGGACGATCCACGCTTCGTCGCCATCGGCGAAATCGGCCTCGATTTCTTCGTCAAGGAAATCGCCAGCGGCGAAGCCCGCGACAAACAGGAGCGTTATTACGCCGCGCAACTCGACCTGGCGGCCGAATTCGGCCTGCCGGTGCTGTTGCATGTCCGTCGATCGCAGGACATCGTGCTCAAGCACCTGCGCCGGCAGCCGGGCGTGCGTAGCGGTATCGCGCATGCCTTCAACGGCAGCGAACAGCAGGCGCGCGGTTTCGTCGACCTGGGCTTCGCGCTCGGGATAGGCGGCGCGATGACTTTCCCGCGGTCGCTGCAGATACGCCGGCATGCGCAGCAACTGGGATTGGAACATCTGGTCCTGGAAACGGATTCGCCGGATATCCCGCCGGCATGGCTGCACGAGCCCGATCGCCGCAACACGCCCGCGCAAGTCGCCGGCGTGGCACAGGCGCTGGCGGAACTGCGCGGCACCGATGCGGCGGCGGTGACGGCAGGGACGGCGGCAACCGCCCTGCGGGTATTGCCCCGCCTGGTCCCGGTCGTCGCCTGA
- the greB gene encoding transcription elongation factor GreB: protein MNKAFVKESDQDEDDDIPQAQALPPGTRNYITPQGYARLRDELTHLMNVERPSVVQVVSWAASNGDRSENGDYLYGKKRLREIDRRMRFLTRRLDIAEVVDPAVQPNRDQVFFGARVLYLDKAGQEHEVTIVGVDEAEPLAGKISWISPVARALLKAREGDTVTLRTPGGVESLDILEVHYPEAG, encoded by the coding sequence ATGAACAAAGCATTTGTCAAAGAGTCCGACCAGGACGAAGACGACGATATTCCGCAGGCCCAGGCGCTACCGCCCGGCACGCGCAACTACATCACGCCGCAAGGCTATGCGCGGCTGCGCGATGAGCTTACCCACCTGATGAACGTCGAGCGGCCGTCCGTCGTCCAGGTCGTCTCCTGGGCCGCCTCCAATGGCGACCGCTCTGAAAACGGTGACTACCTCTACGGCAAGAAACGCCTGCGCGAGATCGACCGCCGCATGCGCTTCCTGACGCGGCGCCTGGATATCGCGGAAGTGGTGGATCCGGCCGTGCAGCCCAATCGGGACCAGGTGTTTTTCGGCGCTCGTGTGCTCTATCTGGACAAGGCCGGGCAGGAGCATGAGGTCACCATCGTCGGGGTGGACGAGGCCGAGCCGCTGGCGGGCAAGATCAGCTGGATATCTCCGGTCGCCCGGGCGCTGCTCAAGGCCAGGGAAGGGGACACCGTGACGCTGCGTACGCCCGGCGGGGTGGAAAGCCTGGATATCCTGGAAGTCCATTACCCGGAAGCCGGCTAG